From the Geotrypetes seraphini chromosome 8, aGeoSer1.1, whole genome shotgun sequence genome, the window AGTGGGAGCCATGCTTCAAACTGCTGATGATTACTTTGTATTTCTGCGTCGGAGTTCGCATGTTGGGGAGGCCCCGGGTCTCATTGACCTTCCAGGTGGACACCCTGAGCCCAAGGTTAGTAGCAGGGCTGTAAAGTCAGTGCACCAAATCTTCGACTGATTCCTCTATTTTAGTACTCTCCAACTCTATATCCTAATGGTATATTAGGCTTTAACTTTTTCATGCTGAGTCTAAAGTACTAGTGCTTATAACTTATATAGTATTTACCAGTACTTTTAGAACCAGGAGAGAGATAAAATGATAAAGTTTACCATatgttgtagtttttttttaattttgaagcgGGAGTCAGTCAGTACATTTTTACTGACTCCAATTCTGTCTCTGACTTCCCAGACTTGGTTAATAGTCAGGTGTTGGTGCCATGTTCCTGAATGAGGAAGAGATCTAgtactccctccccctcacccagCATGGCACACACCACAATATCATTATCACTTTTAAACTGATCAATCTCCAAAagtattaaaaagaaaagaatagcACCCTCCTCATGGCCAGACTGTGTATCATAGAAGTAACTTCTAAGAGCAAACCCTGCTCAGGGGTGGGGAatgagggctgcagtccagtcgggattgtcaggatttccccaataaagatgcatgagatctatttatatAGAGTGGAGGCAGTActtgcaaatggatctcatgcatcttcattggggaaatcctgaaaacacaactggattgCATCTGTCACTCCCCACCCCTGTCCTGACTGTTCTTCAGCCTGGCTAGATGAATAGCATAGTTGGTATGTGTGTGGACGTGCGTACTGTTGGATTTATTCCACTGTACAAATCCATATGAATTTCAGACATATATGCAGCCACTTGTGGTATAGGGTGGCGAGGGGATGGAATCTCAAGCCCCTCGTTTTAATGCCTGACTTTGACACATGTTCCTGTGTCAAAGTCCTGTGTAAAGCAGACTTTTTTTCCCTTGTGTGTTCCAGGCAGTGGCTCGAGGTATCCCAGAAGAATTGATCAGCCTCGATGACCTCCCGGAAGATCTCGTGGTACAGGAGCTTTTCTCCTCTATTCTTATGGAGATCCGAgatgaggtgaggtggaggggaGACTACACATGGCGTGACATGCTGGTGGGGTGGCAGAATGTTCCAATGTTTTGTTGCTTGGTAAACAGTTAAGAGGAAATTCTTTGTCTGCTGTTGGTTCTGTCATGCTACCAACTATTTCAAAGGGTGtaaccctcctccctctctcctcctcatGATTAGAGGAACACGCATCTCCTGATTTTTCAGTGCCATGCTGAGGATGACATCACAGAGAGGCTCCTGCATTGAAAACTCAGATGAAAACTCAGAGTCAGCATTTGAGTATATTTCATCTGGTCCCAATGATGATACAAGTCATTCTAACCTCTCTCCATTCCCCACTATAGGTGAATCTTCCCCTCTCAGCTTTGAGTCAGCCATTACTGCTTGGTCTCGCTCGCAACACCACCAGTGCTGGCAGAGCTAGTGCAGAGTTTTATGTTAGGTAAGGCTGTTTACTATCTATTAATTTGCTGTTCTCTCTTGACATTGGGTGAGCTCACAGGGGTGGGTCTCTGTCCCTCCACATTACTTCCAGTCTGCCTTTGTGtattccccctccccaatctaactatatatcaagtttaataagtatttgattaatcgcttactcaaatatctaagcgatgaacaaatttttcaatttacagataatacaggggttataaaagacagatggacactgaacaaaacatattaaattaacgactaacagaataaacataaaaggaaaacaaagggaaaagcagggtaatgaaatacaataataatgatagaaagaaggacgattatggtaaaaaaacaataggagggaaataaaagaagtagccttgtgaaaataagcaaaaataggctgggactcctaaatatcataagcgtatttgaaaagaaagctcttaagtttacttttaaatttatctaagttcttttcttctctgagataaataaggagggagttccaagtttgaggagctgtaacagagaagataaagtgtcgccgtgtattaataactttaagtgagggtgtaactaatagatgttggtcaatagatctcagtgatctgattggggtataagggatcaataacttgtagatgaaagctggggttttatataacagggatttgaaagtaagtagatttagtttatattgaattcgatgcgctactggaagccagtgtgctttcttaagaagaggagtgacgtgatcagTTACATTATTCTGATTCAAGACTCTGTTAACCTACGGCAGCTgtctgatgctgtcctttattcCCCCTACCTCACTAGATGCAGCCTTACTGCAGAGCAGGTGAAACAGTTCTACCTCACTGGGGGCCCTGAGGCTGAAGAATCTACAAGCATAGTCTTCATGAAATGGCAGGTGAGGAACACCTTGGTCATTCTTGAGTAGCCCCTCACCCCTCTATTTCTCTATGTGCAGCATTACCATAGTCACTAAATGTATGGTATTCCTTTGTGTCTCTctattccatcctcccctcccccaatgggTTCTTTTCATAGGAGCTTCTGAACTTGGAAAAGAACAGGGACATCTGGAAAGAGCTATGCCCTTCGGCAAAAGGCGGCGTCAGGCTCTTCCTTTCGGTGCGGGAAGGTTGCAGCTGATTTCCCTACTTCACAAAATGCGACTGTGGATTTAGTGAGGAAGGAGGTAGCCCACAGAGCCTTTGAAGATAGCTTTTTACTGGTGTGAAGGACCAATGGATTAAAAGATGCCAACCATTTTCCAGGCTTGACTCAGGGTGGGGAGTAATTCTGAACAGGGGAAAATgaacttcttttactaaggcaatgGGGTGCCCTGCAGGTGGGGAAGGAGTAATGGCAACACATACAGAGGTGAATTCAGCAGATAAGTGGTGAAAGTTGGCCTCTGGTGTTTCTGCAATAGATGTGTACCTATGCACAGGCAATATGGCTCTGAATACACACAGATGAGGCTTTCAGAAAGAGCTGGTTCTCTGAACTAATTGCTGTTTTTGCTTCTCTCTGATCTTATTTGTAATCGATTCCATGCCTTTGTAAATATTTCTAATAAACTCCTGTATATTTTTAATGCTTTGAAAACTAAAGTTGTTTGCTCTCCGGGCCTCCCACTGGTTCCTACTGGGTGTTCAAAGAACTAAGGCCCCTCAACAATCAGACCAGTCCTGAAATACTCCCTAGAAACTCTGGTTTCCAAAGTATTTAAAATGACTATGTGtgtgatagatttgcatacatctgaaaacttggctattttcaaatttGTAAATTCCgttcctctccatactattccaaatccatattgtattctcttttctaatttttgtaaaccgtgccgagctctactgttaaagagaagatgcagtatataagcctaaggtttaatttagtgcATGCATTGCTCCCATTGCACACAGCTCTAACACTACTGCACTAAAAAATCATCTGCAGCGCTGTACGTTCAACATGcaacagacagtccctgctcaaaagagcttacaatctaatttggacagacaggacttATAGGGGGATTGGGGAGTTTCTTTCAGAGAATGATAGGGTAGACATAGGTAGTTTTATGGTTAGTGagagttaggaatt encodes:
- the NUDT22 gene encoding uridine diphosphate glucose pyrophosphatase NUDT22 isoform X1, producing MPAYQKEDYQDGFVTTGPEGAACSLSSIPGAVMDPEISIMFQCPFQGGLTEDMVRVEISPRYNRRILPEYEPQIAAIWENCCCNKPWLFNGSKFRVHSVAMERGVLIFRFGLTCYRDFIGTNWSSQAAYLQQRGQVDFEDSQAYLAEPLGVGAMLQTADDYFVFLRRSSHVGEAPGLIDLPGGHPEPKAVARGIPEELISLDDLPEDLVVQELFSSILMEIRDEVNLPLSALSQPLLLGLARNTTSAGRASAEFYVRCSLTAEQVKQFYLTGGPEAEESTSIVFMKWQELLNLEKNRDIWKELCPSAKGGVRLFLSVREGCS
- the NUDT22 gene encoding uridine diphosphate glucose pyrophosphatase NUDT22 isoform X2, whose product is MDPEISIMFQCPFQGGLTEDMVRVEISPRYNRRILPEYEPQIAAIWENCCCNKPWLFNGSKFRVHSVAMERGVLIFRFGLTCYRDFIGTNWSSQAAYLQQRGQVDFEDSQAYLAEPLGVGAMLQTADDYFVFLRRSSHVGEAPGLIDLPGGHPEPKAVARGIPEELISLDDLPEDLVVQELFSSILMEIRDEVNLPLSALSQPLLLGLARNTTSAGRASAEFYVRCSLTAEQVKQFYLTGGPEAEESTSIVFMKWQELLNLEKNRDIWKELCPSAKGGVRLFLSVREGCS